A genomic segment from Candidatus Brocadia sinica JPN1 encodes:
- the dprA gene encoding DNA-processing protein DprA, translating to MTEFEALLRLNMTKGIGIRTYKTLLDRFGSSEAILSATKSELEAVPGIGPKLANAIVEESKNIDISTEMNLAKEKDVQILPYTSEQYPKHLKTIYDPPLVLYVKGNILESDILALAIVGARRCTYYGLSQAERFSRLLAQKGLCIVSGMARGIDAAAHRGAIQSNGRTIAVLGCGLGVIYPRENIELAEQIARHGALVSEFPMNTPPDFRNFPPRNRLISGLSLGVLVVESALNSGSLITAQWALEQGKEVFAVPGNIDNIYSRGTHKLIKEGAKLVENITDIIQELGPIAETLRTSDDSATNDPRSLSLNSQEKKIFSLLSSSPKDIDEIIRIAKLPTSVVSSTLMILEIKKLVKQLSGKRFVKA from the coding sequence TTGACGGAGTTTGAGGCCCTCTTACGTCTGAATATGACGAAGGGGATTGGTATACGGACATATAAAACACTTTTAGATAGGTTCGGTTCTTCGGAGGCAATCCTCAGCGCAACCAAATCAGAACTAGAGGCAGTACCGGGCATCGGTCCAAAGCTAGCAAACGCTATTGTCGAGGAATCCAAAAACATTGACATTTCAACTGAGATGAATCTGGCCAAAGAAAAGGACGTTCAGATCCTGCCTTACACGAGTGAACAGTATCCGAAACACCTCAAGACTATCTACGACCCACCACTTGTCCTTTATGTAAAGGGCAATATCCTCGAATCGGACATCCTTGCCCTCGCCATTGTAGGAGCACGACGTTGCACCTATTACGGTCTCTCTCAGGCAGAGCGTTTTAGCCGGCTCCTTGCCCAGAAGGGACTTTGTATTGTAAGCGGTATGGCACGGGGAATAGATGCTGCTGCACATCGTGGCGCCATTCAATCCAACGGACGTACCATTGCAGTGCTCGGCTGTGGCCTAGGAGTTATTTATCCCCGGGAAAATATCGAACTGGCAGAACAAATCGCCCGGCACGGCGCTCTGGTATCTGAATTTCCCATGAACACACCACCCGATTTTCGCAATTTCCCACCGAGAAACAGGCTTATTAGCGGCTTGTCTCTAGGGGTGCTTGTGGTCGAATCGGCGCTAAACAGTGGCTCCCTGATAACTGCCCAGTGGGCGCTCGAACAGGGGAAAGAGGTCTTTGCCGTCCCGGGCAATATTGATAACATTTATAGCCGGGGCACACACAAACTCATCAAGGAAGGTGCAAAACTCGTCGAGAATATTACCGATATCATTCAAGAGTTAGGACCAATAGCAGAAACGCTAAGGACATCAGACGATTCTGCAACAAATGACCCAAGAAGCCTGTCGTTGAACTCTCAGGAAAAAAAAATATTCTCTCTCTTATCCAGCAGCCCGAAAGACATAGACGAAATTATACGCATCGCAAAGCTCCCCACCTCCGTCGTATCAAGCACTCTCATGATCCTCGAAATAAAGAAATTGGTGAAACAACTTTCAGGCAAAAGGTTTGTCAAGGCATAA
- the aroB gene encoding 3-dehydroquinate synthase, with the protein MKTIRVNLPSNSYNISIDKGILGKIGDALVKEKAPCKTLLITDKNIEKVYGNIVSESLVRNTFDVRLISLKPGEEQKTLETALTLYDACFDHKLDRNSLIVALGGGVVGDISGFVAATFMRGIPFIQVPTSLLAQVDSSIGGKVAVNHPKGKNMIGSFYQPKAVFIDTDTLSTLPATELVGGLAEVIKYGVIRDAELFEYIEKSLYDILQLNDTALLKIIATSCQIKANVVEEDEKEKHLRAILNYGHTIGHAIETVTDYKKYRHGEAVAIGMLYATRIAVEMGLTDHGVLERQFSLIKRLGLPIHTGLKSSDIVKALYTDKKAISGRLRFILPIKIGEVIISDQVTEEILYRVLNKPL; encoded by the coding sequence ATGAAGACGATACGTGTTAACTTACCCTCCAATAGTTACAACATTTCTATCGACAAAGGCATTCTCGGGAAAATTGGGGACGCCTTAGTAAAAGAGAAAGCACCGTGCAAGACACTCCTGATTACCGACAAAAACATTGAAAAGGTTTACGGTAATATCGTATCGGAAAGTCTGGTGCGAAATACATTTGATGTCAGGCTTATCTCGCTGAAACCCGGTGAAGAGCAGAAGACCCTGGAAACAGCACTGACACTTTATGACGCATGTTTTGATCATAAGCTGGACAGGAACTCCCTTATCGTTGCATTAGGCGGAGGCGTGGTGGGTGACATCAGCGGTTTCGTGGCTGCTACTTTCATGCGGGGTATCCCCTTCATTCAGGTGCCCACGTCACTCCTTGCGCAGGTAGACAGCAGTATTGGAGGCAAAGTGGCCGTGAACCACCCGAAAGGGAAAAATATGATCGGGAGTTTTTACCAGCCCAAAGCTGTTTTTATCGATACCGATACCCTCTCCACATTACCGGCGACAGAACTTGTGGGAGGGCTTGCGGAGGTTATCAAGTATGGAGTAATCAGAGACGCTGAATTATTTGAATATATAGAAAAGTCCCTTTATGACATATTACAACTGAACGACACTGCCCTTCTGAAAATTATCGCCACATCATGTCAGATCAAGGCAAATGTTGTGGAAGAAGACGAAAAAGAAAAACACCTGCGCGCCATATTAAACTATGGACATACCATCGGTCATGCCATCGAGACGGTCACCGACTACAAAAAATACAGACATGGGGAAGCAGTAGCCATTGGCATGCTTTACGCCACTAGGATTGCCGTTGAAATGGGATTGACTGATCATGGGGTATTGGAGCGGCAATTTTCATTAATAAAACGATTGGGGTTGCCGATTCATACAGGATTAAAATCATCGGACATTGTAAAAGCGCTATACACCGACAAAAAGGCCATTTCCGGCAGGCTTCGTTTTATCCTGCCCATAAAAATTGGTGAGGTTATTATATCGGACCAGGTAACTGAGGAAATTTTATACCGCGTCTTGAATAAGCCTCTTTAA
- a CDS encoding response regulator, whose amino-acid sequence MKIRHKLVILLAVLLVTLNGVIAFSVYKRTRQEFIKEVREKAKLIATELETTRNYLAFALQTSKIGITEQTKPFIPAVSGHAIGLKFAEKTGYIIKQTSMKYRNLFNKPDPFEEMVLRKMEENHNLTEYWNDDVIDGKRVERYLYALYVKEDCLLCHGPEEKAPEFIRKNYDAGYDYKVGELRGAISVIIPKEIAEQRFAANVVFFITASSVSILLLVAIIFLTTGKFMKPIERLTAAVATITKTGDLTTKVDILSKDEVGQLGRAFNDMSTKLQSTYVTLEQRIAEKTAHLQQAVLALERANKMKSEFLANMSHELRTPLNAIIGFAEVLRDKISGDLNEEQMDFVNDIHSSGRHLLQMINDILDLSKIEAGKMELQYEAFLVSEAIEDVYTILKGLASKKHLELKTAVLTDVKSIEADRVKFKQILYNLLSNAIKFTPENGKITLEAGIVDDMLQVSVSDTGIGMKSEDQEKVFKEFWQADSSFARKYEGTGLGLALTKRIVEMHGGKIWFESEYGKGSIFYFALPLNAPAKPIHPKESEAKPRHIVPTGEKGAKTVLVVEDDRMAADLLTLYLTNAGYNVIVAVDGEEAIKKAKEFHPFLITLDIMLPKKDGWDVLSELKNSQDVTDIPVVIVSIVDNKELGFSLGAVEYLIKPIDREKLITTVNACIPIERIEGKPMKILVVDDDEKAVKYMSAILENAGFDVLKAYSGKAGINLAVNSNPDLMILDLMMPEVSGFDVIERLRVHPIAKGIPIIICSAKDITPEEKKVLNGHILAIVQKSSHTKEDLLAAIKKIEQLHVKKDTTEAESS is encoded by the coding sequence ATGAAGATCAGACATAAACTTGTTATCCTCCTGGCCGTGCTGCTGGTTACCCTGAACGGCGTGATTGCCTTTTCAGTTTATAAACGAACACGTCAGGAATTTATCAAAGAGGTTCGCGAAAAGGCCAAGTTGATTGCTACGGAATTAGAAACTACCAGAAATTATCTTGCCTTCGCCTTACAAACGTCCAAAATCGGGATTACAGAACAGACAAAACCTTTTATTCCTGCCGTTTCAGGCCATGCCATTGGCTTAAAATTTGCCGAAAAAACCGGATATATTATTAAACAAACAAGTATGAAATATAGAAATTTGTTCAATAAACCCGATCCCTTTGAAGAAATGGTGCTCAGGAAAATGGAGGAAAATCATAATCTTACTGAGTATTGGAATGATGACGTTATAGATGGGAAAAGGGTGGAACGTTATCTGTACGCCTTATACGTAAAAGAAGATTGTCTCCTTTGCCACGGACCAGAAGAAAAAGCCCCAGAATTTATACGAAAAAATTACGATGCAGGTTACGATTATAAAGTAGGAGAATTGCGAGGGGCGATAAGTGTCATTATTCCGAAAGAAATCGCTGAACAGCGGTTCGCAGCGAACGTTGTTTTCTTCATTACCGCCAGTTCTGTTAGTATCTTGTTGCTCGTGGCTATTATCTTTCTGACAACAGGAAAATTTATGAAGCCGATAGAAAGGTTAACGGCTGCTGTGGCTACCATCACAAAGACAGGTGATCTTACCACGAAAGTAGATATATTGTCTAAGGATGAGGTGGGACAGCTGGGCAGGGCATTTAATGATATGTCTACCAAATTGCAATCTACGTATGTTACGCTGGAGCAACGAATTGCCGAAAAGACTGCTCATTTGCAGCAGGCCGTTTTGGCCTTAGAACGAGCGAACAAGATGAAATCGGAGTTTCTGGCCAACATGTCACATGAACTGCGTACACCACTCAACGCCATAATCGGCTTTGCGGAGGTCCTCCGGGATAAGATTTCCGGCGACCTGAATGAAGAGCAGATGGACTTCGTCAATGACATTCACAGTAGCGGCCGCCATCTCCTTCAGATGATCAACGACATATTAGACTTGTCTAAGATCGAAGCAGGCAAAATGGAATTACAGTACGAAGCCTTTCTTGTGTCTGAGGCCATTGAGGATGTGTATACAATATTAAAAGGACTCGCCAGTAAAAAACATCTGGAATTGAAGACTGCAGTATTAACAGATGTGAAAAGCATAGAAGCGGACCGGGTCAAATTTAAACAAATCCTGTATAACCTGCTCTCGAATGCCATAAAATTTACTCCGGAAAACGGGAAAATTACCCTAGAGGCTGGCATTGTGGACGATATGTTGCAGGTATCGGTATCTGACACGGGGATTGGAATGAAATCGGAAGATCAGGAGAAGGTGTTTAAAGAATTCTGGCAGGCAGACAGCTCTTTTGCCAGAAAGTATGAAGGAACAGGATTAGGACTTGCCCTGACCAAAAGGATTGTCGAGATGCATGGAGGGAAAATCTGGTTTGAAAGTGAATACGGAAAAGGGAGTATATTTTATTTTGCATTACCCTTAAATGCCCCGGCCAAACCGATACACCCGAAAGAGAGCGAGGCCAAGCCTCGCCATATAGTACCCACCGGAGAAAAGGGGGCAAAAACCGTTTTAGTTGTTGAAGATGACCGTATGGCTGCTGACCTTCTTACCCTCTACTTAACAAATGCCGGATATAATGTTATCGTAGCTGTGGATGGTGAAGAGGCTATTAAAAAGGCGAAAGAATTCCACCCATTTTTGATTACCCTGGATATTATGTTACCAAAGAAAGATGGATGGGACGTCCTTTCTGAGCTGAAAAATTCTCAAGACGTCACCGATATACCGGTAGTCATCGTGTCGATTGTCGATAATAAAGAACTCGGCTTCAGCCTGGGCGCTGTAGAATATTTAATTAAACCTATCGATAGGGAAAAACTCATTACTACAGTGAATGCCTGCATTCCTATTGAAAGGATTGAGGGCAAACCTATGAAAATATTGGTCGTGGATGATGATGAAAAGGCTGTGAAATATATGAGCGCCATACTTGAAAATGCAGGCTTTGACGTACTGAAGGCATACAGTGGTAAAGCAGGAATCAATCTCGCTGTTAACAGCAACCCGGATCTCATGATACTCGACCTTATGATGCCGGAGGTAAGCGGTTTTGATGTAATTGAAAGGCTCAGGGTTCATCCAATAGCAAAGGGAATTCCTATCATTATTTGTTCTGCAAAGGATATTACCCCTGAGGAAAAAAAAGTATTAAACGGCCATATTTTAGCCATCGTTCAAAAGAGCAGCCATACGAAGGAAGACCTTCTTGCGGCTATTAAGAAGATAGAACAGTTACATGTTAAAAAAGACACCACAGAGGCAGAGAGTTCGTGA
- a CDS encoding response regulator, which produces MPDKNVMVVEDNEKNRKLMRVVLKAKGYNVIEATTGEEALAMLKNQKPDIILMDIQLPGIDGLTLAKQIKADAITKDIPIIAVTAYAMKGDEQKILDTGCNAYVSKPINTQELPLVIEKYIKK; this is translated from the coding sequence ATGCCTGACAAAAATGTAATGGTTGTTGAAGACAATGAAAAAAATCGGAAACTCATGCGTGTAGTGCTCAAGGCAAAGGGATACAATGTAATCGAGGCAACCACCGGTGAGGAAGCGTTAGCCATGTTAAAAAATCAAAAACCGGATATTATTCTTATGGATATCCAACTTCCGGGAATAGACGGCCTTACCCTGGCGAAACAAATCAAGGCAGATGCAATTACAAAAGACATCCCCATTATCGCCGTAACCGCTTATGCCATGAAGGGAGACGAACAGAAAATCTTAGACACAGGGTGTAATGCCTATGTCAGTAAACCTATCAACACACAGGAGCTCCCGCTCGTTATAGAAAAATATATAAAAAAATAG
- a CDS encoding response regulator yields MNKAKILVADDIKQNVKLLRVILTASEYDVIEAYDGEEALEKAKTENPDLILLDIMMPRLTGYEVCQKLRADGTTKNIPIVMITALHEMDDRIKGIEAGANDFISKPFNKAELLARVKSLLRMRQPSVKRDETPVLDTILSGLSEGVIVADEQWKIKNINQTAQELLHIQTDTKDMDLMAHLSRMRLSVPMETLRNSQEKDTDFQILSSNTQHPFHANARMTKIFDNHGNITGITLIVRREGNK; encoded by the coding sequence ATGAACAAGGCGAAAATATTAGTGGCTGATGATATCAAACAAAATGTAAAACTGCTCAGAGTGATTCTGACAGCGTCCGAGTATGATGTGATTGAGGCATATGACGGTGAAGAAGCATTAGAAAAAGCGAAAACGGAAAATCCCGATTTAATATTACTGGATATTATGATGCCCAGATTAACAGGATACGAGGTATGCCAGAAGTTGCGTGCGGATGGGACAACAAAAAATATACCTATCGTAATGATTACCGCCTTGCATGAAATGGACGATCGTATCAAGGGAATTGAAGCAGGCGCCAATGACTTCATCAGTAAACCCTTCAATAAAGCAGAACTCCTTGCCAGGGTAAAATCACTGCTCCGCATGAGACAACCATCTGTAAAAAGGGATGAAACACCGGTATTGGATACGATCTTATCTGGTCTGTCAGAAGGTGTAATTGTTGCTGATGAACAATGGAAAATAAAGAACATAAATCAGACAGCTCAGGAACTTTTACATATCCAGACCGACACGAAAGACATGGATCTCATGGCACATCTATCACGTATGAGATTATCTGTCCCCATGGAGACCCTCAGGAATTCTCAGGAAAAAGATACTGATTTTCAAATATTGTCTTCAAATACCCAGCACCCTTTCCATGCAAACGCCAGGATGACAAAGATATTTGATAATCACGGGAATATCACTGGTATTACCTTGATTGTAAGGAGGGAAGGAAATAAATGA
- a CDS encoding HDOD domain-containing protein, whose amino-acid sequence MRDIADLISMDTSLSAKVLKIANSAFYNFPCKISTIQQAVSRIGINAIRSLVLSVSFFSIKSGEKKDVFNYEQFWEQSLSGAVAAKLIMAEIVKSDWEEIFIAAKVQLQKITKELQGKKTKSLKDLHTWIA is encoded by the coding sequence ATGAGGGATATTGCAGATCTGATCTCTATGGATACCTCCCTGTCAGCAAAGGTACTCAAAATAGCTAATTCGGCTTTTTATAATTTTCCATGTAAGATAAGCACGATACAACAGGCTGTGTCGAGAATCGGGATAAATGCAATTCGAAGTCTTGTTCTTTCTGTTTCTTTTTTTTCGATAAAATCAGGGGAGAAAAAAGACGTTTTTAATTATGAGCAATTTTGGGAACAATCTCTGTCCGGTGCTGTTGCTGCAAAACTTATCATGGCAGAGATTGTCAAATCTGATTGGGAAGAAATTTTCATTGCCGCCAAAGTACAATTGCAAAAAATCACCAAAGAACTCCAGGGGAAAAAAACAAAATCCTTGAAAGACTTGCATACGTGGATAGCTTAA
- a CDS encoding GGDEF domain-containing protein, giving the protein MAEKLRDSIAIHAFADNNKKYHVTASFGVAEINPAVDTFTKDDLLNFADEALFESKKKGRNSVTLHTSKKKWFGRKYIDVFQE; this is encoded by the coding sequence GTGGCGGAAAAATTACGTGATTCAATTGCCATACACGCCTTTGCCGACAATAACAAAAAATATCATGTTACGGCGAGTTTTGGGGTGGCAGAAATAAACCCCGCTGTTGATACTTTCACTAAGGATGATCTTCTTAACTTTGCAGACGAAGCTCTATTTGAGTCCAAGAAGAAGGGGCGCAACTCCGTTACGTTGCATACCTCGAAGAAAAAGTGGTTTGGAAGGAAATATATAGATGTTTTTCAGGAGTAG
- a CDS encoding 3D domain-containing protein: MKKRLKPQIIYMLIFMFLPLKTAAAEVYRMTVRAYDNCKVCTGKTPKHKAYGITKSGKVASHGTVAVDPKMIPLGTKLKIEGYENRIFRAEDIGKAVKGRRIEIWMESHNKALRFGKKKLRVFVMK, encoded by the coding sequence ATGAAAAAACGTTTGAAACCACAGATTATTTATATGCTTATTTTTATGTTTTTACCCCTGAAAACAGCTGCGGCTGAAGTGTATCGTATGACGGTAAGGGCTTATGATAATTGCAAAGTATGCACGGGAAAAACACCAAAACATAAAGCCTATGGAATAACCAAAAGTGGAAAAGTAGCCTCACACGGTACCGTTGCTGTGGACCCGAAGATGATACCGCTTGGAACAAAGTTAAAAATAGAAGGGTATGAGAACAGGATTTTCAGGGCAGAAGACATTGGCAAGGCGGTCAAAGGCAGGCGAATAGAGATATGGATGGAGTCGCACAATAAAGCTTTACGATTCGGCAAGAAAAAGTTGCGCGTATTTGTCATGAAGTAG